From Deltaproteobacteria bacterium:
TCGAGGACGGCGACCAGTTGCCTGTTCCCTCCCGGCTCGAAGATATCATGAGCGATCCCGACTACGCCGATGCGATTGCCTATTTGGTCGTTTCAGTCCCTGACGCCAAACCCCGTATGGTCAGAGTGAATGTTACCGTACCAGAAATGACGTTGAAACAGATCGATGCTGCTGCTAAAAAACGCGGTATGTCACGATCGTCATTCTTAGTTCATGCTGCTCAGAATGCTATTCAATCGATCCAGTCCGACACATCCACTTGAATTTTTTCTGACGGATAACTACGTATTTTTTGGACACACTGAAACCATTTAAAGAATTCATCCAAAAAGAAGAGAGAGATACCGATGTCGAACGTTGTCGTGGTGGGAACCCAGTGGGGTGACGAGGGAAAGGGAAAAGTGGTGGATATGCTGGCCTCCAGGGCTGACGTGGTGGTCCGTTTTCAGGGGGGAAATAACGCCGGACACACCCTGGTGGTCAATGGGGAACAGACCATCTGCCACCTTGTTCCCTCTGGTATCCTTCACGATGGGAAAAGGTGTCTGATCGGAAACGGCGTGGTAGTGGACCCGGAGGTCCTCATCCATGAAATCGAGACCTTGAAGGGAAAGGGGGTCCGGGTGGGTCCCGAGAACCTAGCCCTGAGCGAGAAAGCCCACTTGATCATGCCCTACCACAAGGCCCTGGATCTGGCCCGGGAGGCAGCCAAGGGGAAAAAGAAGATCGGCACCACAGGCCGTGGAATCGGTCCCTGTTACGAGGACAAAGCGGCCCGAACCGGGATCCGGGCCGTGGACCTGCTGGAAACCGACACCCTGGAGGAAAAGATCCGGAGTAACCTGGTTGAAAAGAATTTCATCCTCAAGGAACACTTGGGGGCAGAGACCCTGGATTTCCAGTCCATCTTTGAAAGATATACCGCCATGGCCGAAATCCTGGGGCCCTATCTTACCGACGTCTCGGTCGAAATCGACAGGGAGACCAAGGCCGGCAAACGCATTCTCTTTGAGGGCGCCCAGGGAACCCACCTGGATATCGACCATGGGACCTACCCCTTTGTCACCTCTTCTAATCCTGTCTCGGGGGCCGCCTGCGTCGGGGCCGGGGTCGGCCCGGACAAGCTGCACCACGTGCTGGGGATTCTGAAAGCCTATACCACCCGGGTGGGTTCAGGGCCTTTCCCCACCGAACTTACGGACGAGATCGGCGACTACATCCAGGAAAAGGGGGCGGAATTCGGCGCCACCACGGGAAGGCGCCGAAGATGCGGGTGGCTGGACCTCGTCATGGCCCGGGACTCGGCCAGGCTCAACGGCCTTACCAGCCTCGGGATCACCAAACTTGACGTCCTTACAGGCCTTGAAAAACTCCGGATCTGCGTGGCCTACGATTGCCGGGGAGAAAGGCTGGATTCCAGACCGGCCAGTCTGAGAAAACTGGCTCAGTGTGTTCCTGTTTACGAGGAGTTGCCCGGCTGGCAGGAGGATATCTCATCGGCCAGAACCTTCGACCGATTGCCGGAGCCGACCCGGAATTGTCTGAAAAGAATCGAAGAGATCACCGGCGTGCCACTCTCCATTGTATCCGTGGGCCCGGGACGTGACCAGACCATCTTGTTGCGGGACCCCTTCGAAGGATGACGAAAAACCTTCCCCCAGGGCTTGTGCCCATTTTCCGGCCCAAGGCGTGCGGGCCCGGTGAACGATGATTCAAACCTATGCCCGTTTATGACAAAATCTATGACGTCATCGTGGTCGGGGCGGGCCATGCCGGCTGCGAAGCCGCCCTTGCAGCGGCCCGGATGGGTCATCCCACCCTGCTGCTGACTATCAACGTCGACCACATCGCCGCCATGAGTTGCAACCCTGCCATCGGCGGCCTGGCCAAGGGTCACCTGGTCAAGGAGATCGACGCCATGGGAGGGGAGATCGCTCAAAACGCAGACCAGACGGGCATTCAATTCCGCCGCCTCAACACCCGGAAGGGCTTGGCCGTTCAGGGATCCAGGTCCCAGAATGATATGGACCTTTACCGCAAGCGCATGAAGGGAGTGGTGGAGGCTCAGGCCAATCTGGATCTACGCCAGGCCATGGTGGACCGGCTCCTTGTGCGGGACGGGAAGATCCAGGGAGTGGAAACCAACATCCACGAGCAATTCCTGGGAAAGACCGTGATCCTCACTACAGGCACCTTTCTGAGGGGCCTCATCCACGTGGGACTGGACCACTTCCCCGCGGGGCGGATGGGAGATCCCCCTTCCAACCGACTCTCACAGCAGCTCCTGGAACTGGGGTTCGAGGTGGGCAGGTTGAAGACCGGCACCACCCCACGCCTCAACGGGAAAACGATCGATTTCAGCGGCCTTGAGGTCCAACCGGGAGACGACCCTCCCCGGCCTTTCTCCTTTTCCACCCGGGAAATCCCCCTGCCCCAGGTGCCCTGCCATATCACCTATACTACGGCAAAAACCCACGAAATCATCCGCTCGGGCCTGGACCGATCCCCCCTCTATGCCGGGATCATCACGGGCACAGGGGCCAGGTATTGTCCCAGCATCGAAGACAAGGTGGTCCGGTTTCCTGAAAAGGAAAGACACCAGATATTCCTGGAACCCCAGGGACTGGACACCCTGGAGGTCTATCCCAACGGTATCCCCACCAGCCTTCCCATAGACATCCAGGTCAAGATGGTCCGCTCCATTCCAGGCCTGGAAAAGGCTGAGATCGTTCGCCCGGGTTACGCCATCGAATACGATTATGTAGACCCCCTCCAACTCCTGCCCACCCAGGAGACCAAGCTCGTGGAGGGGCTCTTTCACGCCGGGCAGATCAACGGCACCTCCGGTTATGAGGAGGCCGCGGCCCAGGGCTTCCTGGCCGGGATCAATGCGGTTCTTAAGGTTCGGGGGGAAGAACCCCTCATCTTGGAAAGGTCCCGGGCTTATATCGGCGTGCTCATCGACGACCTGGTGACCCGGGGGACCCGCGAGCCTTACCGGATGTTCACTTCCCGGGCCGAATACCGCCTCTTGCTGCGGGAAGACAACGCTGATTTCAGGTTAAGGGACCTCGGTCACGAACTGGGCCTGGTGTCGGACGAGGTCTACAAGGAGTTTTGCAGGAAACGGGAGAAGACCGAAGAACTGCTCAGACGCCTTGAAGGGTTCACCCTGCGCCCCGATCCTTCGGTCCTGGACAGGCTGAAAGAAATGAACACCCCACCCATCAAGAACCTCACATCCCTGGCCCAGCTTCTCCGCAGAAACGAAGTGTTCATTGAACAATTGAAGGTCTTCGACCCGGAACTCGCCGACCTGGATCCCGCTGTGGCCGAAGAGGTGGAAACCCGGATCAAGTACCAGGGTTACATCGAGCGGCAGGAGCGGCAGGTGGAAAAGCTCAAAAGGATGGAGGCATTGAGGCTGCCTGAAGACCTGGACTACAATGCCGTCTACGGACTCACCCGGGAGGCCAGGGAAAAGCTCACAAAGGTGAAGCCCCGTTCCCTCGGCCAGGCATCCAGGATCTCCGGGATAACCCCGGCGGCCCTCATGGCCCTCCAGGTTCACCTCAAGCGTACCCTTCTCGCCCGGGATTCGACCTAAGAGCCATTAAGGATGACGAACCCTTCTCCTGCCTCCCACTCAAAAGTTCGTCCAGGACGGACTTGAATCCGGCATGGTTCTACAGTATGATGCCCCAAAATTCATCCAGCGAGGTTGCCCATGACAACAAAAAAGGTCTTGATCGCCACGAAAAAACCCTTCGCCGAATCCGCCAGAAACACCATGGTCCAGATGTTCAAGGAAGCGGGACTTGAACCCGTGGTACTTGAAAAATACGAGGATCCGGGGGAACTGCTCTCCGCCGTGTCGGACGTTGCCGCCATGGTCATCCGAAGCGACAAGGTGACGGAAGAAGTACTCGACGCGGCAAAGGAACTCAAGCTGGTGGTGCGGGCCGGCGCGGGTTATGACAATGTGGACTGTGAGGCGGCCAAGTCGCGCGGTGTCATCGTTGAAAATACGCCCGGCCAGAACGCCAACGCCGTTGCGGAGTTGACCATCGGCCTCATGGTGATGATGGCCCGCGGGAAGTACAGCGGCAAGCCGGGCACTGAACTGCGGGGGAAAAAGCTCGGTGTCCATGCTTACGGGAACATCGGGAAGATCGTCGCCTCCCTGGCAAAGGGTTTCGGTATGGAAGTCTGTGCCTTTGATCCCTTCATCGACCGATGCGTCTTTGATGAAAACGGTGTGGAATGCATGAGCTGCAGGGAAGACCTCTATGCATGCTGCGACTACGTCTCCCTGCACATCCCGGCAACTCCAGAGACGGTCCAGTCCATCAATTACGACATCCTTTCACGCATGAAGGAGAGCGCTACGCTCATCAACACGGCACGGGCCGAGGTGATCCACGAAGAGGATCTCCTGAGGATCATGGAGGAACGTCCCGGGTTCAAATATGCTTCGGATATCGCCCCGAAAAATGCCGACATCCTCCTTGAAAAATTCCCTGACCGCGTTTTCTTCACACCCAAAAAAATGGGGGCCCAGACCCTGGAGGCAAACACCAACGCCGGATTGGCCGCCGCCCAGCAGGTGATCGACTACCTCAAGGAAGGAAAGATTCTAAACAGGGTAAACCCCTGAAGGCCCCCATCTCATAATGCCCGACGGAATCCCTGCTCCCGGCAGGGCCTTGCCCCTTAAGGGTTGAATCAAGGCCTGTCGGGATCAGGGTCGGAGGCCTACCTCCCGATCTTTTCCTCTCAGTCTCTTCCCAACTCGAAACTGTAGATCCGTTCAAATAACATCCACCTTCCGACTCCGGGAGGAAAACTGCGTCTGCCCCCATTGCTGTCTAAAATAGGATTGTTTGCTATTCATTAACAATAAAATCAGATGGATAGCCATACATAAGGTTTCCTGTCAAATTCAGGTTCTTTTGCAGGCCACCAGAAAGCAGAGGCTGCGGATGTTCTCCTCGCTAACGTTCCCACCAGAAAGCCGGCGGGCAGGCGCTCCGCCGTCCATGGCTCCGCTCCCGCCAGACACCGGCGGACAGGCACTATAGTGGCCTGCCCCCAAAAACAAATCCGGTACAAATTGTGCATAAAAACATGATTAACCATATAAGATTATAGATGGTCGCCAGACCGTTCTCCATGAAGTTTTATCCATGAATAATACGGCCTTTCAATGGGTTATCAACGAATAAAACCTGTGGCAAGATGTCCCGGGATTCTTGAAAGGTTCTTGCCCATCGTCCGGATTTTGACCCCTGTTTTAATCCTTCTCCTGTCTTCCTTTGCCCATGCCGACAAAAAACCCCTTATTGTTGTTGGGGACCGCAGTTACGCTCCAATGGAATTCCTGGACAACGAAGGCAAGGCCCGAGGCATCATGGTTGACATCTGGCGCTTGTGGTCCCGGAAGACCGGTATTCCTGTGGATTACCGGTGCATGGACTGGTCCGACGCCATTAATGCCGTACTTACGGGCCGTGCCGACGTGGTGGCTGACATCTTTTACAGCGAAAAAAGGGCGCGGCTTTTTGATTTCTCACCTTCCTTTCTCACCATGTCGACGAGCCTTTTTTTCCACCGCAACCTTTATGGGATCAAGGGATTGGAGGATCTTACCGGGTTTCAGGTCGGTGTAGTGAAGGGAGATTACGCTCAGGAATTTATCGAGACGCGGTATCCGAATATATCGACCGTTCCCTTTTCCACCTATGAAGAGATGGTCCGCGGCGCGGGAGCGGCGTGCTGCGAAGGGAATCCAGGGGTAAATGAATCCGTCCCCATTCGAATTCTTCTTGTAACGGTTTCGGGAATTTACTTTATAAACAAATCATGCTAATCAGGATAACAGAGGTCAAGAACCCTGAGCCCACACTCCCTGGAGTACTCTCCTCTGATCCAAAAAGGACGGAGTCAAAAAACCGTGGAAAAGGACGGAAGGGACCGCATCCTTAAAGAACTACAGGCGGGATACAATCTTCCTGCCCTCTCCCCAGTGGCCTTCAAGCTGGTGGAGATGGCCTCGGACGACAGCTCTTCGGCCAAGGATCTGGCCGACTTGATCGGGAAGGATCCTTCCCTGGCCGTCCGCCTGCTCAAGATTGCAAACAGCGCCTTCTTCCAGTCCGGGGAACCCGTCTCCACTCTGGAGCAGGCCGTTGTCAAGCTGGGCTTCCAGCGGATCCGCGTGATGGGCCTGTCCCTTTCCCTTCGGGACACCTTCCCCATGGGAAAGGTCGGCGCCATGGACTACGAGCGATTCTGGCGTTCCTCCCTTTACAGGGCCATAATAGCCAAATCCCTGGCACAGCACCGGGGAAACTGCAACCCGGATGAGGCCTTCGTGGGTGCGCTCACCTTGGAGATCGGATTTCTCATCCTCTTTGACATTTTTTTTACCTCCCAGCCAGAGCCTTTCCCAGGAGACCCGGATGACCTGGAGCGAATCCTGCCGTGGGAGGAGGATCGCCTCGGCATTAACCACCGAGAGGTGGGAAAAGCAGCCTTATCGTTTTGGAAGTTTCCCGAATCCATCCTGGCCTGCCAGCGACTTTACGGGAAAGAGGCCCTGGCCGAGGAAGCGCCGCCCCTTGCCAGGGTCTGTGAATTGGGACGGGTCCTCGGCGGGCTTCTTCTTCGAAAAGGGACGGATTTTCCCTCCCTGTTTGCGGAAGCGAAACGTTGCGGTGGCCTGGACTCGGATCTCCTTAACGATATCCTCCTGGAGACCTTCACCCAGGTACAAGAGATCGCTGATCAGCTCCGTCTGGCCCTGGACGGAGAAAAAGACCTGCTGGGGCTCATGGAACGGGCCAACCAGGCCCTGAGCCGCATCTCAGACCACCTGTCGGACAAAGAGAAAACGCCCTCCAAGACCTCGCTGCCTTCCTTTGAAAGCCTTCAGGAGGAAGGGGCCCTCGTAGTCACACGCACCCTCCAGGCCGTTGCCCACGAAATACGAAATCCCCTCGTGGCCGTCGGGGGATTCGCCAAGAGGCTCGCCTCCACCCTGGATCCATCAAGCGAAGGGGGGAAATACGCCCAGTTCATACTGGAGGAAACCCGGAGACTGGAAGCAGCCCTTTCCAGGATGACCACTCCGGAAGGTTGAGAGGAGAGCGGCCAGCCCGCGTCCGGATTTCAGCCTCTTCTATCCTATCTGTTCAACCCGTTAAACAACCTAACCCGAGAGGAGATTGTCAAGATGGAAGTGTTGATCGTCAACCAGAGAGAGGTGAGGGAACTCCTTTCCATGAAAGCATGTATGAAGGAGATGTCGGAGGCCCTCAGGGCCCTGGAGCGGGGAGACGCCCACATGCCGCTCCGCTCCGTCATGTGGCTCCCTGAAATGACCGGGGCGTTAGGGATGATGCCGAGCTACATGCAGAATCTCAAGGTCATGGGTCTCAAGGTCATCAGTGTGTTTCCCGGAAACGTGGGCACTGATTACGACTCCCACCAGGGGGCCGTCATGCTTTTTGATACGGAACACGGTCAGCCCCTGGCCATAGTGGAGGCCAGTGCCATCACCGCCATACGGACTGCGGCCGTATCGGGCGTGGCCACGGATCTGCTGGCCCGCAAGGACGCCGGGGACCTGGCCATCCTGGGGGCGGGGACTCAGGCCCATGCCCACCTGGAAGCAATGCTTCTAGTGCGAGCGGTGCGCAGGGTCCGGGTCTGGAGCCTTCACCCGGAGCGTGCGGAGGAATTCGCCGAGAGGGCGTCCAAAAGGCACGGTATCATTGTCGAGCCCATGGCCACGGCATTTGATGCCGTCCAGGGAGCGGATATCATCTGCACCACGACCTCCTCCACGGATCCCGTTCTCCTGGGTGAATGGATTCGGGAAGGGACCCACATCAATGCGATCGGGGCCTGCATACCCACCAGCCGCGAGTTGGATACCGAGGCCGTGGTAAAATCCAGGCTCTTCGTGGACCGCCGGGAGTCGACCTTGAACGAGGCCGGGGACTTCCTGATCCCCAAGGGAGAAGGGGCCATCGGAGATGACCACATCCAGGGAGAGATCGGGGAAATCCTTGAGGGCAAGATTCAGGGCAGAAGGACCGACGAGGAGATCACCCTGTTCGAATCCCTTGGACTCGCCGTAGAAGACTTGGCGGCGGCCAGGCACATCTATGTCCAGGCGATGGAAAAGGGCGCGGGGACCGCCCTTGAACTGGGAGGGAGCAGGAAAGGAAATGCATGAGGAGCGGGGAGTCACCATTCCCAGAATGGGACAAGAATGGGACATTAAAAAAAGGCTCCAGTTTGACACAACCCCTGCAGCCGACCGGGAATCCCGGTTTTTTCAACCAGAATCTTGCAAGCGCCTAGTTTGCCGAATAGGAAACGAATATGATTACCCTGCTGGACTATGGGGCAGGAAACGTCCGAAGCGTGCTCAACGCCCTTGAGAGCCTGGGAGAAACGGTCAGGACCGTGAGGAGCGCCGATGATATCCTCTCGGCCGATAAGCTTATCTTTCCCGGGGTGGGAGCCTTTGGAAGAGTGATGCAGGTCCTCTATCGGAAAGGCTTCGTGGAACCTCTGAAGGCCTACCTCCATTCGAACCGCCCGTTCCTGGGGATCTGCCTTGGGCTCCAGGTCCTTTTTGAAGAGAGCGACGAAGCCCCGGGGCTCAAGGGACTCGGGATCCTGAAGGGCCGGGTGAAACGGTTCGATACGGATCTTTCTGTCCCCCACATAGGTTGGAACGGGCTCTCTGTGGCCCGTCCATCCCGGATCTTCAACGGGTTGCGGGGGGACGAAAAATTCTACTTCGTCCACTCCTACCACGTGGTTCCGGAGGACGACACGGTGGTGCTCACCCGGACCGACTACGGATATCCTTTCACAAGCGCCGTCCAGACGGGGAACCTCATCGCCACCCAGTTTCATCCGGAAAAAAGCGGATCAACCGGCCTCCGTTTGCTGAAGAACTTTCTGGATACGGGAACTCCTCCGGTGCTTCCCGGGGAGAGTCCGACCCCGACCCGGCTCGCCAAGCGTATCATTGCCTGCCTGGATGTCCGGGCAAACGACGATGGAGACCTGGTGGTCACCAAGGGGGACCAGTACGATGTGCGAGAGAAAGGTCTCGTCCGTAACCTCGGGAAACCCGTGGAGCTGGCCCGGCGATATTACGAGGAAGGAGCCGACGAGATCACCTTCCTGAACATCACGGGCTTCCGGGATTTTCCCCTCCAGGACCTGCCCATGCTCGAGGTGCTCCGGCAGACCTCCCGGAATGTCTTCGTTCCCCTGACCATCGGTGGCGGGATACGCGGTTACCGGGAAAAGACGGGCCGCCGCTATTCGGCCCTGGAGGTCGCCGCGGAGTATTTCCGATCGGGGGCGGACAAGGTCTCCATCGGGAGCGACGCCGTCCTGATCGCCGAGGAATACCTTCGGACGGGCAAAAAGACCGGGAAGAGCGCCATCGAGGAAATCTCCCGCGTGTACGGGAACCAGGCAGTGGTGGTCTCCATCGACCCTCGCAGGGTGTACGTTCATTCCCCCGGTCAAACCCCCCACCCCTGCATCCGAACATCCCTGCCGGGCCCCAAAGGGGAAAGGTATTGCTGGTACCAGTGCACCATCATGGGTGGGCGGGAAGGCCGGGACCTGGACGCGGTCACCCTTGCCAGGGCATGTGAAGACCTGGGGGCCGGCGAGATCCTCCTCAACTGCATCGACCGGGACGGGACCAACCTCGGCTTCGACCTTGAGCTGATCAATGCAGTAAAAGGAGCGGTATCCATCCCCGTAATCGCTTCCAGCGGAGCCGGCCGCCCGGAGCACTTCCTGGAGGTCTTCACCGAAACCGGGGCCGAATCGGCCCTTGCCGCAGGGATTTTTCACCGGAAGGAGGTCCCCATCGGGGAACTAAAGAGGTTCCTGCAGGGAAAGGTGGAGATTCGAACATAGCCTTCCCTAATCTTCAGGAAACAGGCTTTTCACCTCTTTGCGGAATGAATCGAGAATCTGCGAAAAGGCAGGATCGTCGAGGTCTTCCGGACGGCTTTCAAGGCTCCTAAGGATCTCCAGGTAATACCAGGCCTGCTTCTCCCTGCCCCTGTTGAAACGGTCCCAAACCGACTCCCCTACCCTCCTGCGGTCCGCGGCGATGCTTCTCAGGTTGTGAAGTTTGTCGGCGCATGAAACGATCTTGATATCCAGGGGGGCATCCTTCAGGAACCGGATGGTATGGGCCTTCCTCTCCTCCCAGGGCCTGGATTTCTCGGGTTCCGAACACCCCTCCACGATGTCTCCTACCCTGTTCCCGAAGGTCTTGCGGATTTCGTCAAGGGTCACCCTGGTATCTTCCACGGTGTCGTGTAGGATTCCCGCGGCGATCATCTCCTCGTCACATCCCGCCCGGCAGAGCAGAAGAGCCACCCCAAAGGGATGGCTGATGTAAGGAAGGTCCGTTCCCTTTCGTACCTGGTCCCGATGGGCACGGCAGGCCAGTTCAATTGCAAGTTCAATAAGGGTGAGCTTCATGGTCACTGTTCTCCATTCACAGCATGTCGGAGGCATCCAGCCATGATTTGCAAAGGTGGAAAAACACGTCGGACAAGTAGACGACACCCAGGACCTTTTCGCCTTCAAGCACCGGAAGGCGGCGCGCCCTTTTTTTGACCATGAGGTCCACCAGGGTCATGAGGGGGACTTCAGGTGTAACGGTTATGACCGGTGCGCTCATGATCTGCTCCACTTTCAGGTCATTGAACTGGGCAAGATGCTGGTCGATATCCTCCTCCCATACGTGAAAACTGTCGAAGGCATAGTTCAGGTAAGGCGGCCTGAGATGATAGAGGATGTCATGCATGGATACCATCCCCACGAGCCGATCTATTTCATCTATCACAAGGATTCCAAAAGGTTTGTAACCGCTCTCCCTCACCTTGCCCTGAAAGATCATACGAACCGCCTCCCTCACGGAGGCCTCAGGCCGAATTTTCCCGTAATCCTGAACCATGATGTCCCTGGCATGGATTTCTTTCATGGATCTCCTCCTTTCATGCCGCCCGGATATCCCGTCACTGATATTCAGCCGGATATAAATCTTATTATATCAGCATGAAAGACCGGCTGGAAGCGCAGTTTCAAATCGGCTGACGTTGGCTGCCGGAGGGCTCCTGCCCGGTCCGACATCACCGCCATAATTGACCCAGGAGACGAATGAGCTGATCAACACCCCTTAAATCTATTTTTTCCTTTGAAATCATTCATGATTCTTTCTACCTTAGTGGATGGACCCTTTACCAAATTGATAAAACCTTGGAACAGGTTTTATAAGGGTTAAGGAAAGGTCTCCCTTCGCACAAAACTTAAGCTGTCATTTCATTTCGAGGAACAAAGCATGGTTGAAATGTCTTTTCTGGGAAAAAATTTAGAAGCATTAAAGCGGTTCAATCCACACGTCAGGGAATGGCTGGATAAAAACAGCGAGAAAGCGGTTGAAGTGAGGGCGAAAATATCAAAAAACAAAAACGGGATTACCGACATCTCGGTGGGCCCCGGTTTCCTGATGGAAAATTTCTCCCTCAACTCATATCAGATCTGGCTCAGAGACCGCGACGTCAAAGTTTACATAGTCATCGGCACAAATTTAGGATACGGCCTGAATCTGATCCTGGAAAAAGCGGATCCGTCGACTAAGGTCTTGGTTTTGGAACCGAGTGCGGAAATCCTCTTTGCATGCCTTGGCCTTACGGATTACTCCCCTTTCATCAAACAAAACAGGCTCGCATTTCTGCATCCTGATATAAATTTTTTGAACAAGTTCTTAAGTCAACTGGAATTATATATTTTCCATTCCAAGATCAAAATCCTGGTTGATATTCCGAGTTCCACGATCGGACCCGAATACGAGCATTGGGGAAAAAGGATTAAAGAGATCCTTGCTGACATGAAATTAAATGTCACCACAACAAAAAAAATACAAGAAGAAGTCGTAAAAAATGAAATGGAAAATTTCAGTTCCGCATTTTCCGATGGCTCTCTTTTACCCCTGAAATGTGATTCCATGGATCTGCAAGCAATAATACTTGGAGCAGGACCATCCCTGGAACATTATATAGGTCTTTTAAAGGAATTTGAAGATTCAGCTCTTTTCCTGACATCGTTTCAAACACTCCCGGCCCTTGAAGGTTTTGGCTTTACTCCATCACTGTCAATGCTCATTGATTACTCAAAGAACCTGATAGATATTTATAAGCGCGTAGATTCTGAACGGCTCAAGAACATTCCTCTCATCTATTCAGTAAAAGCATCACCAGGGGTGGTAAGAAGGTATCCCGGCCCCAGGTTCCCGATATGGACCATAGGAGGGCTCGGCACCTACATAAAGGATCACCTCGATATAGTGATTGATTCTGGAGGAAATGTCTGCGTTGCGTTGATCAGGTTGTTCAAGTTGTTCGGCATAAAAAAATTCTTTTTGGTAGGACAGGATTTTGCCTGGGTGGACAGTAAAACCCATGTAAGCGGTCATCATGCAAATAAACTTCAATTCAGATATGATCCTAAAATTCATGCACGACTGAAAAACCGGCGAGGGGAAACGATTTATTCTACTGCTTCTCATTTATCTGCCGCACGCAAGATAGAACAGGAGATAAAAAATTCAGATATTAAAGTGTACAACCTTTACGGGGGTGGCGTGAATATTGTGGGGACCATCGAAATTACTTGGGATGAAATGAAAGATGAGCTTTCCAATAACACTCAAAAATCAAAGCTTACCTCCTTTTTAAAAGAACTCGCTCTTTGCAGAAAACCAAGACCGATTCCTGCCCTGCCCTTACAGTTCAAGGCTTGGAACAGCTCTCTGAATCATGTGCAGAAAAGGTTGGAAAAACTTTTCAAAAAACCATCAAAAAATGCATTAGAGATAAACGCCACATTCAGGGAAATATATTTATTTTTGAACCAGCACCCCTTATACCAGCCGTACATTTCAAATGACATAGCTGAAATGGCGAAAATGGCATTCATAAAAAGCAATTATTCACCTGCCGATTTTGTTTACACAAAAAAAATCATCAAGAATATCAAAAGAAAGACAAGGGAAATGGATACTGCTTTAAGTGTGGCAGCAGGGGTGAAAGGCCAAGTAACGGCAAGGAGTAAACCACTATAGGGTTCAGCAAATAGCTTGAGGGGTCAAGGGGCCAAGTGAAATGCATTGAGGCCGGCTTATTCGGTCCTTCAACAATCATTCGGCCACTTGAACCCTACTCAAAAAAACGATCCAACTGAAGTCTTCGCCTGAAAGCGGGAGATTTCCCCCCAATTCCCGGGCGGCATGCCTGCCCCAGTGGAATCTTATTATTCCACCGGGGGAAAACGCCGATCTACATTCGTCTTTTGCGAAAAGATAAATAGCCCTTGATATGTCTTTCGTTATGAGATAAATTTTATCTATGGAATCTATCATTGAACAGCTTATTGCGAATTTTCATGAACGGCCCCTTCCTCCCCTCACCCGCCGCCACGTAAGATTGCCGTGGCTGCCCGGTAAAGTTGATACGGTTGTGGGTATGCGCAGGTCGGGCAAGACATGGTTTCTCTACCAGGTCATTTCTGAACTCATAAGTAAAGGAATTCCCAAGGAATCCATCCTTTACCTGAACCTGGAGGATGAGCGGCTTCTGCCCATAAGGGCATCAGACCTCCATCTGATACCTGATATTTATTTTCGACGCTACCCCGGCCTCAAGGATCAACCATGCACGTTCCTCTTTGATGAAATCCAGAATGTCCCGGGGTGGGAAGTATTTG
This genomic window contains:
- a CDS encoding motility associated factor glycosyltransferase family protein, which translates into the protein MVEMSFLGKNLEALKRFNPHVREWLDKNSEKAVEVRAKISKNKNGITDISVGPGFLMENFSLNSYQIWLRDRDVKVYIVIGTNLGYGLNLILEKADPSTKVLVLEPSAEILFACLGLTDYSPFIKQNRLAFLHPDINFLNKFLSQLELYIFHSKIKILVDIPSSTIGPEYEHWGKRIKEILADMKLNVTTTKKIQEEVVKNEMENFSSAFSDGSLLPLKCDSMDLQAIILGAGPSLEHYIGLLKEFEDSALFLTSFQTLPALEGFGFTPSLSMLIDYSKNLIDIYKRVDSERLKNIPLIYSVKASPGVVRRYPGPRFPIWTIGGLGTYIKDHLDIVIDSGGNVCVALIRLFKLFGIKKFFLVGQDFAWVDSKTHVSGHHANKLQFRYDPKIHARLKNRRGETIYSTASHLSAARKIEQEIKNSDIKVYNLYGGGVNIVGTIEITWDEMKDELSNNTQKSKLTSFLKELALCRKPRPIPALPLQFKAWNSSLNHVQKRLEKLFKKPSKNALEINATFREIYLFLNQHPLYQPYISNDIAEMAKMAFIKSNYSPADFVYTKKIIKNIKRKTREMDTALSVAAGVKGQVTARSKPL